A single region of the Panthera tigris isolate Pti1 chromosome B1, P.tigris_Pti1_mat1.1, whole genome shotgun sequence genome encodes:
- the LOC102966936 gene encoding uncharacterized protein LOC102966936 isoform X3 — MGMAITPTPTFSLNERKKVPTLMRTSPIPSSQDQSSLGVFSFASVNPSYDLLTYPVLAFLLRRGSKTCTARPCNDYLALRAEDGTGRSPDASPVPSVPMVQDRQRRAEARRSAASAGQSSRCELALFRSTADLRGQARWGTALRGTEQSAALEQSGDPDPRRTTEERRTTAPRTNPGHSHQGLDPSPRSHGKTCVS, encoded by the exons ATGGGGATGGCTatcaccccaacccccaccttcagcctaaatgagagaaaaaaagtcccCACACTCATGAGGACCTCCCCCATACCCTCTTCTCAGGACCAGAGCTCTTTGGGGGTATTCTCGTTCGCCAGTGTGAATCCGAGTTACGACTTACTTACTTACCCGGTCTTGGCGTTTCTGCTGAGACGTGGAAGCAAGACGTGTACGGCCCGTCCGTGCAACGATTATCTAGCCCTCAGAGCTGAAGACGGCACTGGAAGGTCCCCAGACGCAAGCCCAGTTCCGTCCGTTCCGATGGTGCAGGACCGCCAGCGGCGCGCGGAAGCGCGGCGGAGCGCGGCGTCCGCCGGGCAGTCGAGCCGCTGCGAGCTGGCGCTGTTCCGCTCTACCGCCGACCTCCGGGGCCAAGCGCGCTGGGGCACCGCGCTGCGCGGCACAGAGCAGTCGGCTGCGCTG GAACAGAGTGGGGACCCGGACCCTCGCAGAACCACAGAAGAGCGTCGCACAACTGCGCCAAGGACAAACCCAGGGCACTCACACCAGGGGCTGGACCCGTCGCCGCGCTCCCACGGGAAG ACATGCGTGTCTTAG
- the LOC102966936 gene encoding uncharacterized protein LOC102966936 isoform X4 has product MGMAITPTPTFSLNERKKVPTLMRTSPIPSSQDQSSLGVFSFASVNPSYDLLTYPVLAFLLRRGSKTCTARPCNDYLALRAEDGTGRSPDASPVPSVPMVQDRQRRAEARRSAASAGQSSRCELALFRSTADLRGQARWGTALRGTEQSAALEQSGDPDPRRTTEERRTTAPRTNPGHSHQGLDPSPRSHGKIQRD; this is encoded by the exons ATGGGGATGGCTatcaccccaacccccaccttcagcctaaatgagagaaaaaaagtcccCACACTCATGAGGACCTCCCCCATACCCTCTTCTCAGGACCAGAGCTCTTTGGGGGTATTCTCGTTCGCCAGTGTGAATCCGAGTTACGACTTACTTACTTACCCGGTCTTGGCGTTTCTGCTGAGACGTGGAAGCAAGACGTGTACGGCCCGTCCGTGCAACGATTATCTAGCCCTCAGAGCTGAAGACGGCACTGGAAGGTCCCCAGACGCAAGCCCAGTTCCGTCCGTTCCGATGGTGCAGGACCGCCAGCGGCGCGCGGAAGCGCGGCGGAGCGCGGCGTCCGCCGGGCAGTCGAGCCGCTGCGAGCTGGCGCTGTTCCGCTCTACCGCCGACCTCCGGGGCCAAGCGCGCTGGGGCACCGCGCTGCGCGGCACAGAGCAGTCGGCTGCGCTG GAACAGAGTGGGGACCCGGACCCTCGCAGAACCACAGAAGAGCGTCGCACAACTGCGCCAAGGACAAACCCAGGGCACTCACACCAGGGGCTGGACCCGTCGCCGCGCTCCCACGGGAAG ATTCAACGTGATTAA
- the LOC102966936 gene encoding uncharacterized protein LOC102966936 isoform X2 has translation MGMAITPTPTFSLNERKKVPTLMRTSPIPSSQDQSSLGVFSFASVNPSYDLLTYPVLAFLLRRGSKTCTARPCNDYLALRAEDGTGRSPDASPVPSVPMVQDRQRRAEARRSAASAGQSSRCELALFRSTADLRGQARWGTALRGTEQSAALEQSGDPDPRRTTEERRTTAPRTNPGHSHQGLDPSPRSHGKTIPQCT, from the exons ATGGGGATGGCTatcaccccaacccccaccttcagcctaaatgagagaaaaaaagtcccCACACTCATGAGGACCTCCCCCATACCCTCTTCTCAGGACCAGAGCTCTTTGGGGGTATTCTCGTTCGCCAGTGTGAATCCGAGTTACGACTTACTTACTTACCCGGTCTTGGCGTTTCTGCTGAGACGTGGAAGCAAGACGTGTACGGCCCGTCCGTGCAACGATTATCTAGCCCTCAGAGCTGAAGACGGCACTGGAAGGTCCCCAGACGCAAGCCCAGTTCCGTCCGTTCCGATGGTGCAGGACCGCCAGCGGCGCGCGGAAGCGCGGCGGAGCGCGGCGTCCGCCGGGCAGTCGAGCCGCTGCGAGCTGGCGCTGTTCCGCTCTACCGCCGACCTCCGGGGCCAAGCGCGCTGGGGCACCGCGCTGCGCGGCACAGAGCAGTCGGCTGCGCTG GAACAGAGTGGGGACCCGGACCCTCGCAGAACCACAGAAGAGCGTCGCACAACTGCGCCAAGGACAAACCCAGGGCACTCACACCAGGGGCTGGACCCGTCGCCGCGCTCCCACGGGAAG ACCATTCCTCAGTGCACATGA
- the NPY2R gene encoding neuropeptide Y receptor type 2: MGPVGAEADENQTVEEMKVEKYHPRQTTPRGELAPDPEPELLDSTMLIEVQIILILAYCSIILLGVIGNSLVIHVVIKFKSMRTVTNFFIANLAVADLLVNTLCLPFTLTYTLMGEWKMGPVLCHLVPYAQGLAVQVSTITLTVIALDRHRCIVYHLESKISKRISFLIIGLAWGISALLASPLAIFREYSLIEIIPDFEIVVCTEKWPGEEKNIYGTIYSLSSLLILYVLPLGIISFSYTRIWSKLKNHVSPGAANDHYHQRRQKTTKMLVCVVVVFAVSWLPLHAFQLAVDIDNQVLDLKEYKLIFTVFHIIAMCSTFANPFLYGWMNSNYRKAFLAAFRCEQRLDAIHSEVSVTFKTKKNLEVKKNNGPNDSFTEATNV, translated from the coding sequence ATGGGCCCAGTAGGTGCAGAGGCTGATGAGAACCAGACAGTGGAAGAAATGAAGGTGGAGAAGTACCATCCACGGCAAACCACTCCTAGAGGTGAGCTGGCCCCTGACCCTGAGCCAGAGCTTCTAGACAGCACCATGCTGATTGAGGTGCAGATTATCCTCATATTAGCTTATTGCTCTATCATCTTGCTCGGGGTAATTGGAAACTCTCTGGTGATTCACGTGGTGATCAAATTCAAGAGCATGCGCACAGTAACCAACTTTTTCATTGCCAATCTGGCTGTGGCAGATCTTCTGGTGAACACCCTGTGCTTGCCATTCACTCTTACCTACACCTTAATGGGGGAGTGGAAAATGGGTCCTGTCCTGTGCCACCTGGTACCCtatgcccagggcctggcagtgCAAGTGTCCACGATCACCTTGACGGTAATTGCCCTGGACCGGCATCGTTGCATTGTCTACCACCTGGAAAGCAAGATCTCCAAGAGAATCAGCTTCCTGATTATTGGCCTGGCCTGGGGCATCAGTGCCTTGCTTGCAAGCCCCCTGGCCATCTTCCGCGAGTACTCGCTGATTGAGATTATTCCTGACTTTGAGATTGTGGTCTGCACTGAGAAGTGGCCTGGTGAGGAGAAGAACATCTATGGCACCATCTACAGTCTTTCTTCCTTGTTGATCCTATACGTTTTGCCTCTGGGCATCATATCTTTTTCCTACACTCGTATCTGGAGTAAACTTAAGAACCATGTCAGCCCTGGAGCTGCTAATGATCACTACCATCAGCGAAGGCAAAAAACGACCAAAATGCTGGTGTGCGTGGTAGTGGTGTTTGCAGTCAGCTGGTTGCCTCTCCATGCCTTCCAACTTGCTGTTGACATTGACAACCAAGTCCTAGACCTGAAGGAGTACAAACTCATCTTCACCGTGTTCCACATTATCGCCATGTGCTCCACCTTTGCCAACCCCTTTCTCTATGGCTGGATGAACAGCAACTATAGAAAGGCTTTCCTAGCAGCCTTCCGCTGTGAGCAGAGGTTGGATGCCATTCACTCTGAGGTGTCTGTGACGTTCAAGACTAAAAAGAACCTGGAGGTAAAAAAGAACAATGGTCCCAATGACTCTTTCACAGAGGCTACCAACGTGTAA
- the LOC102966936 gene encoding uncharacterized protein LOC102966936 isoform X1: MGMAITPTPTFSLNERKKVPTLMRTSPIPSSQDQSSLGVFSFASVNPSYDLLTYPVLAFLLRRGSKTCTARPCNDYLALRAEDGTGRSPDASPVPSVPMVQDRQRRAEARRSAASAGQSSRCELALFRSTADLRGQARWGTALRGTEQSAALEQSGDPDPRRTTEERRTTAPRTNPGHSHQGLDPSPRSHGKAGKKHSGSEVNN; encoded by the exons ATGGGGATGGCTatcaccccaacccccaccttcagcctaaatgagagaaaaaaagtcccCACACTCATGAGGACCTCCCCCATACCCTCTTCTCAGGACCAGAGCTCTTTGGGGGTATTCTCGTTCGCCAGTGTGAATCCGAGTTACGACTTACTTACTTACCCGGTCTTGGCGTTTCTGCTGAGACGTGGAAGCAAGACGTGTACGGCCCGTCCGTGCAACGATTATCTAGCCCTCAGAGCTGAAGACGGCACTGGAAGGTCCCCAGACGCAAGCCCAGTTCCGTCCGTTCCGATGGTGCAGGACCGCCAGCGGCGCGCGGAAGCGCGGCGGAGCGCGGCGTCCGCCGGGCAGTCGAGCCGCTGCGAGCTGGCGCTGTTCCGCTCTACCGCCGACCTCCGGGGCCAAGCGCGCTGGGGCACCGCGCTGCGCGGCACAGAGCAGTCGGCTGCGCTG GAACAGAGTGGGGACCCGGACCCTCGCAGAACCACAGAAGAGCGTCGCACAACTGCGCCAAGGACAAACCCAGGGCACTCACACCAGGGGCTGGACCCGTCGCCGCGCTCCCACGGGAAG GCAGGAAAAAAGCACAGTGGGAGTGAAGTTAATAACTGA